The DNA sequence AACGTTTCGTGAAAGGATCGTTAAAGctagaaaaacaaaagacaCCGCCGCCGATGAAGACCCGTAAAACGTAATTTTGGGAGACGCTACGCTATTACTTTACGTAGGAGCCACTCGGTCTGAGAGATCtcgaaaagtaataaaacgtGATGTGAGGGGTCGCGTCTCGAGTGACCCGTTGTTACTTTCTTATTCCATTATTTTACAACGGTCTTTAATGAAGGCCCGTTCTATCACTATGATCTCTCTATTCGTTTCGCCTCGCAACTTAAGCACCATCATTTCCACCGCGCTCGGTTTTTAACTGCCACCCTACCACTTGTCCCATTTATCCTTTTCACCGCGAAATACATTCCGGCAGAAATTTTCCGCGCTTCCCACGATTATCATCGTGGAACGGTTTAAtgaaaaaactttattttatgcCACCCCGCTTTCAGCCCGCGTGAACTACATCGAGTTGGATTTCACGCACGAACGCGTGGCTACGCAGTCACATCTGAAAGTCGGGGCAACATTAATAATGCCTAAAGCTCGCGTTTATCTATATTCGTATGTTAAGAGAATAGAGACGTAACGCGTGAAAGCATGTAGCATTGGTTGGTACACGAATTAAACAAAATGCTTTGAGACTTCGTCTGAATCGCGCttgaatatacatattttcttaTTGCACGCATATATgcgctttataaaattaacactTCTTTATGATAAAGAAGTATAAACGAacagcaaaaaataaaatattacatcgcaataaatcataaattataaataatgaaataaaaattgttagtttaaactcattaattttttttctcatctaAAGCaacttgttttaaataatttaaattaataatatagtaaaaaagttttctacCTTTTTCGCGTGCTGATCTTCGAGCTCGAGTTTCTCCTGAGTAACCGCAAGGCTGATCAGCTCATCTAGCTTTTCTTGAGTTGTATCTTCACCTGTTGTTCTTAACGCTGCCTTCAATTTACCTTCGTTAATTAtctaaaatcaaataattgttCTATGAAAATAGTGATGATTAAtcaacgttatttttaatcacgTGTAAAAATTGCGTTGTGCTCCGGCACACCACagcgttttaaaaatataaatttaaagccAAATTTACGTTACTTAAAATGCTAACAACTCACtcttaatttttccatttctttttgcaaattGTTGACTTTGTGATACATATGCAGGACGAATAAATCGAAGGCTTCCTCACTGACAGACAGCTTCTTATCATGAATATTTATACTTGGAAACAGAATGTGTAATTCTTCGTTAAAGTTCTCCCGCGCTGCCTGCACCTGCTTCCAGTAACGTTCCGCGACGTTACCGCTCTGCAGCTCCTCGATGTATTTTTTCTTAGCTTCGTCTATGTCatccataattttttttatgttttgcCTCGCGGCGACTTTTACGTGGCCGGCTGCTTCAAGCATAGATTTATCATCGATTAGATTGTACATGCGTTTCAGAGAATCCAAGGCATCCTTCGCGTGTTCTTCTGCCTGCTGCACGGcctgttttttcttttctgtcgCCTCTTTTAACCTGTAAACGTGACAAATCCGATTACGTAATCGACATATAAATGAAGCgtgaaacaattatattataagcATAACAATTACCTTTGCCAGACGACTCCGGTTATTGTAGTACCAGCATTTTCAACTACTTTAACAATATCCCGATTATATTCTTGAAGCGCGTGCACTGCTCTATGATAGGCCTCAGTAGCTTTAGCTGCAGCTTCATCACAGTACTTCTCCAGCTCGACAAGATTTTTCGGCATTAATTCATCCCGTGCAGGTTTAGCAGGCGTTGATTTTTTAactagaaaaatattatttattagataaCCTGAATAAACTTCATATAAAACGATTATGACAAATATTACTAACATACCAACGTCTACTTTTTCGGCTTTCTCTTTACTAACACGAATTTCAGTGTAATTCCTGTTAGAAGATGTTTCTTTCTGCTCGGCCAATGGTTTAAAAGCTGGTTTGGGTGCTATAATAGACACATATGcacatataaaattgttaaatgttaGTGGGagcattatttaataattatgtatgcacttatatgttatttacttattattaatatgtagtctatacaaaattgttaaaaaaaaaaatctaattaagagagtaaatatattaaaaaaaaaagggcatgGATCAAGGTATTAGGAACTGAGATCGGGACTCACGTATATATTCTACAACTTTTGCGTACTGTATTCTTGTCTGACCTGGTTCTGGTTCTGATGCCTCCTTGACGAACAAGCCCAatatcctaaaaaaaaaaataaaaatatatcagtaaaataaataattatttattaaaatcacaattCTTATTGTCTTACGTCTGCTTTAACGTTTCAAAAAACGTGAGTACGACGTTGAACGACTTCGATTCTTCTAAAAAGATAATTTGAATAGCCTTGTCTGTGCCAGGAATCCATCCTTCAAGTGTAGCCCGAACTTCAGGGTTTCGTTTTGCATATGTTAATATTCCTAAGGTACCTATTGTTACAGCTCCTAGAGTTACCAATGTTCCTGAGCCTCTACTTTTTTCACTGTAAAGAaacacaaataattaaaatgttcttTTCCTTGTCTTTGCATTCTTAAAATCTACACATACCCTTTTGGCGATGTCGAATACTTGGGTCCAGGAAACCTGGATATAAACCTGACATCTCTGTACagcctaaaaaaatataagctctgtattattatgtaaagaaacctataatgcaaataaatgacaaaatatgaaataaaactgCATTTCCCTAAAAACTATGTGTGCATTAATTGtgttaattgataaaatcgtGATACAGCAAATGCTACTCACAgcattattcatttttattttagaaaaagcaCACAAATGAACATAACCTCACCGCGCCACAATTTTATCCATAAAATCGCGCTTAAATTGCTTAGAGACGTATTGTCAATCACATTTCGGGATTAATAAAACGCGAGGACGATTTCCTCTGGACTATGATAGATGTTACGTGATCGAGAAGACCTCGAATGAGTCTCGGACTCACCTTCCATCCGGTTCATACTTGACGCGCGCCCGGGATTCGTAGTACCTGGCCGACAGGTGCAGCCTGGAGCCGTGTTTTCtcacctgaaaaaaaaaaaagcgtatcAGAACTCCTGGAAGTTATGTAAGCTCGTTAAAACATGCCATCTTTGTCACGCGCGCGAGGGGAGGGGAAGCCAGGAAACGTCGCTCGCGGGCGCTCGACGGAGGAGTCCAAGGAACGTCTGTTGTGAATTGTCTGGACGTCTGTCGTCGGTCGCCGACGACGCGGCCGACGGTCTACGGGACGGTGGAGTCGGTCAAATCACGCGGGAACGGCGCGGCACTGTCGCGAGGACACGACGTCACCCGAGTCGTCGCGTCGCGGTGATAATAGCACGCGACCGGGTTCTCCTCCACGCGAGCAGCGTCCTCGGGGAATGGTCTCGCTACACCCGGACGACGGGCACCCGTCGGTTACGTACCCGAGTCACACCGTTGCACGGGAATTTTAATCCGATTCGGAACATCCTTTCGAGCGGCCGGTCAGGGCTGCCAGCGGGAAAAGAGGAACGGCGGCACGGCGGGCCAAACAGCTGCGCCAATGTTGGCCAAAGTCGGAGTCGGCACGGAATCGGACAGGACGGACAGGGCTACGCGCAGAGAAGGATGCTGCGTGTCGTGAGCTCGGCGCTGCGAGGTGAGCAACCGCGAATCGTGATTGCGATATTGTCAACGGCGTTGCGAGTCGCCGCCACACGGTCGGCACGGTATCGCGGATCGACGCGTCCGAGCGATCTTGCGTCACGCCGCTCCGCAAATTGTACTTTTGGAGGTTAAGTCCGCTGCTCGCCGTCCGCGGCGGATAGACGGCGGGAACGTCGGAATCGAAACGCGGGCGTTCAACGGAGACCCTTTGCTTTTTGATTTTAGATTTTAGAAAtcgctatttaatttaattagataggaagccagttatttttttattttattaaatattttaatgaggtcacaatttaaagaaagatttaaTTCTGTAGTCTTGACAAAGCTAGCAGTTCtactgttaaatttattttagtataGTGTTCTAATTAATAgttctaattaatattcttttcagGAATTGCGGCAAGGGCGACAAGTACGAGTATAGTAAGCCACACTGTTTCAAAATGCAGTCCCTTTCTGACTTCTATGCAAGGTAGAGAGTTTGGAGCACTGTCAATTGCTATCCAGAAGATGTCAGCTGTTTATCCCACCCAACACAAAACATTATTGAGGTAATGTAGAATGTTACAGAATTAACATACCGATTCTATTGTAGCaaataataatgtacaaaCTATAAAAGTAGCATTTTTTCAGTCGTGAAACAGCAGAAAACCGGCTTGCTTTGCCAGCAGAACCTATTAACGTGCCCGTGAGAACATTGATCAAGTTCTCTAAGAAGAAAGGAACACGTAAATGTGTAAAGACGGTCTTGAGTCGTTTCTACCGATTGCATTGGTAATGCTTAAGCATGAATAAACTCATTGCTTTACTTTTAAAAactacaataattatttctgaatGATTTTGTCACGAGTTCAAGTTTACGCAACTAAATGTTACAGGGGTATCTGGATCAGAACGAGAAGTGGGCGGCATAATAAATTGTGGACCAAGTCAGCTTCCAGGAGAAAAAGGCTGCGAACCCATGTGTTTTGCAACGCCCAGCAGTCGACGTTACTAGATAAAATGACTTGTAAATACTGGCGCAGACGGCATTACTACGTTGACGATCCATACGAGCCGTATCACAGCCGCGAGGAATTTTCAATTACGCGGAGAAATCCATTACCTTAACTACCGTCTAACTATTAATCGCTGAACGATTGTAATTTCGATTTAAAGAGTATTAAAGATGATACTGTTAAAATGGGCCGCGTTTTTTCTCAACGAAAAGTTGTGCTTAGCACAGTGACTGCCGTTGCACTgcaagatatttaataaatatcgttagattgaacgtaattttatacatctcttattttttctaattataaagaaaatattacaaaaaaatcaccttagaaatatttgtattgGTTCTCCGAGttgcatttaaaaatttgttcaaCGCTATCCTGACTTGTATGTTTTAATCTACTTTGtaaatgtgttttttttttattagaataaaaatcttGCGAAATTAAGAAGCACGAAAATAACGTGCCTATTGATATATgcgatttatatatttcttgttGCAAAAATGAAAGTTATTTATTGGCACGATCGATATCACTTTGAAACGATAAGATAGTGTTGCGCAACATTATCTTATCGCTTTGCAGTTAATATTGTACATTATAACGTACATTTCGCAAGCGGCCGGTTACGCTaggcgatttatttttttgatttcccttttcctccctttttcaTCGATTTGTCGAAAATCAGCCTTTTCGTCTTTTTTATCAGAGGGTCACGTGGTCGAGCCCCCAACACGCGACGCTCGAGAGCGTGGCCTTTCAGTCGCGTTTCGTCTCTCGTAGCGTTTGTATCTCCCGACTGTGTCAGCACCTTTAGCTCCCTATCTCGCTCTCGCCGGTGATAACGCtcgcgaaaacaaaaaaatgtcgTATCGCGGAAAATTCCGACTGCTGGGAAGGGCATATACCGCGTTTGGAGCGAAGAACGAGAGCAATTCTTGCCTCGCTAACGCTACCGGCAGTAGAAACTTCTCCGTAAGCCGCACGCTCGATATGAGGTAAGCAGTGTTACGTTCAGGGCCGCAGCTCGCGAGAGgtacgtgattttttttttgcgtttcaaGCCCTCGAAACGGCCTCGTGGTCTCGAGACGCAGACGCTCGATCCGAAGAACCAGGATGCCGTTGCATCGGACGACCGCGGTATTTCGACCTAGAGACGGTACTCCGGTCCGGCTCGACTTTAGGATCTCGTCATATGATCTCGGACTAGTTATTTTGTTCACCGAGTACGTTTACCGAGTCCGAACCTGAACATAATCTTTTGTACGCGGCCGGACAAATCCTGCCACGTCACATTTGGTCCTATTTCATTGTCTGGTCGTTCGTCCATATCTAGCAGAGTCACGCGCACGTCTGCTTCTATTAAAAGAGAGCGTATCCGAAGCTATATACGTATCTGGGATCCATCGGAAAGTCTAGCTCTCTAGTGTAAAGATCGCGTGTCTCGAGAGAATAATTTAGACGGAGCCCAAGTAAACACGATGGGAATCAGTGCTAATGGAAATTATCCGAAGTACTGAAAATTGGTCCCGCGGTTTAAAagctgtaattattataataatttttttttttaatttattaactttacacaCGTTGTCAGTCGATGAATAACACGTCGCGGATTTCGTTAAATCCTAAAATTTCAAAAGCGAAGGTTTTTAAGCGCGTACCCGTACACTTACACATATAAATGCACGGGCGCGATGTATGAGTATGCTAATGGGAAACATGTTTTTATCGCGGCGAGGCCCACGTGCTGACTCAAGTATTTCGAAACAGACATTTATGTCACATTAACTAACTTTTTTCCGTCCGTGGTCGTTTCGCAAGGAgtaaattttcagaaaaaaaaaattaaaataaaacaaattaaaacaaatattgcGAAAACGCTATCTCGGAGAGCAAATCCGTAACTCaatccttttttaattattctgttaaTTTCCTTCGTTGCATATATGAATACCGTCGCTTATCTTTATCGTTCTGGTACGTTTCGCCGCTTGTTGCGATACTTGGGGTACCACGAACGCGAAATGATAAAAGACGCGCCACATTTAGAAAGTCGGGTCGCGCATGACGTAACGTAGCGGGACAATTTATCTCGACCGGGTTTCCTCGTTACTTAACGCAGTTGTCAATCGCAATATTTTCGCAGATTCGTTCAGTTCACGAACAAGGGCGGGGGTCCGCAGCATCTCGGGGTTCAGCTGAAGCAAGGGGGTGACATCATTGCCGTGTCCGCGGTCGATTCGCGGATACCGAACACGCTGAAAAAGTTTCTGGAGGGCGGCGACGATCTCCTCAAGAAAGCCAAGAGGTAAGAgaacaatttaaacaattgcatttcgcaagaaaaaaaaatcccgtcTTCGCATTTTTGCCGAAGAGATCATGCACCGCATCGATACATTGAGATATGCGATCGTATACGTCATGTTGCTTGTAACGattgcatattaatatttacgccTGACGCGATCCGCAATCATcacgcgtaatttatttttattcgactgAAATGCGAACAAATTGTAATGGAAAGTGGTTTTGACGTAGATAAGTGATAAGGCTGCAGTCGTTGCTCTTTAACTCCGTGATTACCCTcgacgttttttaattttttttttttacgacgaaTACTGACTGGAAAGCTTgtaaattagatattttttacgattaaaaattttatctgagAATCAGAACTATTATAATAACAGATCGCTCGAGAAAAAACAATCACGGCGACGCTACATTTTACTACTGTAATTATCCTCAATTAATCTCTCGTCTATCACGATCGGTTCTGACAAGAgcattgataatttaatattacattacttaaaattattttaaaaatttattttgaatccGAGATGTAGATTTTCGAAactattatattaacaaatagatATGGATAAAGTACGAGAAAAAATCGACCtcaacataaatttattttaccagGGACGATGATTTCGACTTGAAGAAAGCAGTGGAGAGGTTGGTGCTTTCGACATTCGATTTGTGTAATGAGTAGTTATTCTCCCCCTTTCTCCGCCCTTTGgctaattatctttatttgttGAACGCACATGTATAATGCTGCCGATCCCGTCTGGACAGAACATATCAACCTACACACCTTTATTAGTCAAAGTCCCTTTTTTCACCTGTTATCAATATGATAATAGCTGAAAGAAGGAAGAGTTTTCACTCGTTATCTTatcgcgtttattaatttcatatccAGTTTATACTCCTAGGATTGATTTTTCTATTTGTGTTATTAACAAGTACGCAACTAAATTCCAAGCTACGTGTTTCCGATAAAGTTGTAGGAAAATAAAACCAATAAATACTGCGCTCGGCCAATTCTTACGTAATCTTATTGCGCGTAgctcttttttcctttcggcgaacaaagaaaaaaaaaagaaaaaaaaggggtaaTTTCGCGTTATAATTTTCCGCGCGATATTTCACGTCGGTGTGGCTTTGGCACGCACGCCACGGTATAATCAATCACACAGCGATTGCGTAACAGAATTTAGTCGTGTACAAATAAGATAATTATCTCCTTATCAAAAATTCGGCGGACATCCTGCCCGTGATCGTGATCCAAATTGTTAATGGTAACTCCGAAACGAACGGCCTTCCAAATGAAACAGCCGTTTGTAAACGTACTCGAGATATCTTGATATCTCATATCGGTTTGACACGacattgagaaaaatttttttaatcggtaaaataaaagaagaaaagaaaaaaaaaaggagtaacCGTGTCGCGTAACAAATGTATAATGGCACAAAGTGTccttgcaaattatttttgattcaTTAGTGGAAGACTGCTATGCGTCACGTCGTCACGTGGCATTTATGAATCGTGTATTGCATGTTTCCTGTTGTTTGACTTATCGATCTCGGCTGGGCCTCGGCAAGCACCGCTTTCTATCGATCGCATCCAGCTTCGAACTACACATCGCGAGCTTTTGAGCTTTCGCGTTGCGCCGGCGTGACGATCGAACCTTATCGCGGTAACTAACTTTCGATCAGACGGCAGCTGTTAATACTAATTCAAGACGGCGCCTTGTCCGGCTGCCAATTGGCATGCTCTCAAGTTCTTTTGGGACAGATGACACTTTTTCAGTGAAAGCAGGACACTTTCCAGTGAATGGAAAAGCGGATCTTTATCTCCCGACGAGAtcgtttctatttattttttaatttcgtgtaTCGGTAGTGATAACGACATTTGACTATCGAACTAGGACAAGCGATAAAGGCCGATAATCAAGCCATCAGCAGGCCACACGTTTAATCATACCGAGACTTTCCGCTTCTAAACATTTATTTGCGTAATATCGCTTTCATTCACCGCTGCAGCACGTTACGAATAGCGGCATGAATGTTCGTGTAACGTAAAAGATCATTATTGCCTGCAGTGCATACATTGTTTATTGTTCACGTCATGtatggaaatttaattaataaaagtaacggCGTAAGCTGTCTGCAAATTAATCAGCGCTTTTATATCGTCATTAATTGGTAGTCTCTTTTCTGCTATTTCAATATCGTTCatagcattttcttttttaatataaaatgtgataTCGCAGTGAAGATTACCCGGGTGCATTTTGTCGTTaaactgttattaaaataattgtctcGGGCGTaggaaaaaaattgcgtaGGCCACGCACGAACGGTACcaatttaaagattaaataacgCCGAAGCACGTTACACATCTACGTCTACGACAGTTCGAGACTTCCAAGTTTTCGTTATGTAATCCCGCGAGACACGAATCGATAAGGAAAACATTTACAAAAGCTATGAACGCGCGTTCTGGCTCGATTAAACGGAAACGGCGGCACATGCCTGACAGAaacgaaatataaatcgcGTCGCTTATATCAATTAGCAGCGCGGAATTAACGGCGATGCCGGAATGATCGATGGGATTAAACGCTGGAGTAATTAACGGCGTTATTACATGCTCACCGCGGCAAGTAGGATTTCCTAACGAAGGCCGTCTGCTGCTCATAAAACCGCATATCGCTTATCGATAATGGCGATCGCGATTGTTAACTAACAAGGCTACTGCACAAACGTATGAAACGCGTCTCTGCATGCGAAACGTAATGGAGTATTCTCTTTATCGTTTTTGCTGTTCGTCAACCTGCCCTTTTCAATACTTTAACTTGAAGCGTTTCGATccgccgcgaaagaaagacCTGCATTTAACCGGGTTTTACCTATCGTGGAGCCGTTTGAAATTGATCGGACAATTTCGGAGCCTGATTGAAAAAACGAAGGCTAAGCGAAGCTCGACTGATTACAGAATAGTTGCCGAAGGACGCAGCATTACACCCGAGGCGGACGTTAACATCCTGGCACCCATCACGCACATGGACAAGGTCCTCTGCATCGGCCTGAATTACAGCGGGCACTGTCAGGAGCAGGGCCTGCCGACCCCGGAGAGCCCGGTGGTCTTTAACAAATTTCCTAGCAACATCATCGGGCCGCAAGACAATATTCTGCTGCCGCAAATTTCGGACGTAAGTCAGCGGCGAAAACTAATCGTAATAGGAGAACTTGATCACCGCCGATCTTACTCTATCTGGAACCGCGTATTTTTAGTCTGTCGAAATTACGTCACGATCACCGCTTTCATTTTCATTCTATATGGTTTAAGCGGAAAAAATAAGCGTTCTATTACGATAGCTTCTCACTAAGTTCGCCGCTCGAATGTCAATCGACATCGCGTGTCTGGTTGCGCGTCCTTGACACTCTGAAAAAGTAGAACGCGACACGTGCTGTTAATACAC is a window from the Cardiocondyla obscurior isolate alpha-2009 linkage group LG01, Cobs3.1, whole genome shotgun sequence genome containing:
- the Mrpl35 gene encoding large ribosomal subunit protein bL35m, with product MLRVVSSALRGIAARATSTSIVSHTVSKCSPFLTSMQGREFGALSIAIQKMSAVYPTQHKTLLSRETAENRLALPAEPINVPVRTLIKFSKKKGTRKCVKTVLSRFYRLHWGIWIRTRSGRHNKLWTKSASRRKRLRTHVFCNAQQSTLLDKMTCKYWRRRHYYVDDPYEPYHSREEFSITRRNPLP
- the LOC139106642 gene encoding oxaloacetate tautomerase fahd2, mitochondrial isoform X1; the protein is MSYRGKFRLLGRAYTAFGAKNESNSCLANATGSRNFSVSRTLDMRFVQFTNKGGGPQHLGVQLKQGGDIIAVSAVDSRIPNTLKKFLEGGDDLLKKAKRDDDFDLKKAVERIVAEGRSITPEADVNILAPITHMDKVLCIGLNYSGHCQEQGLPTPESPVVFNKFPSNIIGPQDNILLPQISDKVDWEAELAVVIGKKCKSVSNDDVEDCIFGYTVAQDITAREWQKSKRNANQWVLSKAMDTFCPLGPAVITKEAICDIDNLSVRSWVNGKQKQDGNTNELIFKPHEIVVYISQFMTLLPGDVILTGTPAGVGYTRNPPEFLQRGDVLETEIESLGRLRNKVI
- the LOC139106642 gene encoding oxaloacetate tautomerase fahd2, mitochondrial isoform X2, with protein sequence MSYRGKFRLLGRAYTAFGAKNESNSCLANATGSRNFSVSRTLDMRFVQFTNKGGGPQHLGVQLKQGGDIIAVSAVDSRIPNTLKKFLEGGDDLLKKAKRIVAEGRSITPEADVNILAPITHMDKVLCIGLNYSGHCQEQGLPTPESPVVFNKFPSNIIGPQDNILLPQISDKVDWEAELAVVIGKKCKSVSNDDVEDCIFGYTVAQDITAREWQKSKRNANQWVLSKAMDTFCPLGPAVITKEAICDIDNLSVRSWVNGKQKQDGNTNELIFKPHEIVVYISQFMTLLPGDVILTGTPAGVGYTRNPPEFLQRGDVLETEIESLGRLRNKVI